In Macadamia integrifolia cultivar HAES 741 chromosome 12, SCU_Mint_v3, whole genome shotgun sequence, the following are encoded in one genomic region:
- the LOC122057240 gene encoding 29 kDa ribonucleoprotein A, chloroplastic-like, producing MASTSLVFSSPTPKTIAVSNTQNPSATLFSIVSLTSSPAKCSNNRSTTSISFSFPYIKSKRYESLSSSSSRFVSKVAVSSEFEQEEVVNEETEQNFSPALKLFVGNLPFSVDSAELAGLFEGAGNVEMVEVIYDKVTGRSRGFGFVTMSTVEEVEAAAQQFNGYELDGRPLRVNAGPPPPKEGGSSRGPRVGGGFDSQNRVYVGNLAWGVDDLALESLFNEQGKVMEAKVVYDRESGRSRGFGFVTYGSAEEVNNAISALDGVDLNGRSIRVTVAESRPRRQF from the exons ATGGCTTCCACTTCTCTGGTCTTCTCGTCTCCCACTCCCAAAACCATAGCCGTCTCTAACACCCAAAACCCTTCCGCCACTCTCTTCTCCATCGTCTCCCTAACTTCTTCTCCTGCTAAATGTAGCAATAATAGGTCTACTACTTCGATTTCCTTTTCATTTCCCTATATTAAGTCTAAGAGGTACGAGAGCCTGTCGTCTTCTTCGTCTCGTTTCGTTTCTAAAGTAGCTGTTTCTTCTGAATTCGAGCAAGAGGAGGTCGTAAATGAAGAAACTGAACAGAATTTCTCTCCTGCTTTGAAACTCTTCGTAGGTAACCTACCCTTCAGTGTCGACAGCGCTGAGCTCGCCGGACTGTTCGAAGGTGCCGGAAATGTTGAGATGGTTGAG GTTATTTATGATAAGGTGACTGGAAGAAGccggggttttgggtttgtgacAATGTCTACGGTCGAGGAAGTCGAAGCTGCTGCTCAGCAGTTCAATGGATAT GAACTCGACGGAAGGCCATTGAGAGTGAATGCTGGACCTCCACCTCCTAAGGAAGGTGGTTCTTCAAGGGGACCCCGAGTTGGGGGAGGATTTGATTCGCAGAATCGGGTTTATGTTGGTAACCTAGCATGGGGTGTTGATGATTTAGCTCTTGAATCCCTGTTCAATGAGCAAGGAAAGGTAATGGAGGCCAAGGTTGTTTATGACAGGGAAAGTGGTAGATCAAGGGGTTTCGGGTTTGTAACCTACGGCTCTGCTGAGGAGGTCAACAATGCAATTTCAGCTCTCGATGGTGTA GACTTGAATGGCAGATCGATCCGAGTGACCGTGGCTGAATCCAGGCCAAGGCGCCAATTTTGA
- the LOC122057291 gene encoding protein CNGC15b-like has translation MAYGRSKSVRFQDDLELTKITNRGNYKIDLEYKFDGTHISEPSSKKANRDVPEKVGGSFRSKLLPRVFSEDHERKKKRILDPRGPVIRRWNKIFLGACLISLFVDPMLAYLPEVEITELCVAKGMSLKVALTIIRSIADLFYFVNIFIRFRTAYVAPSLRVFGRGELVIDPTKIALRYLARSFWIDLVAALPLPQVLIWAIMPNLSSTTILTTVRNSLLLLIIFQYLPRLILVFPLSSQIAKSTGVMTNTAWAGAAYNLMLFVLSGHVLGACFYLLQIERQESCWRKVCRNETSCKYSFFDCHEKDNPSRVNWFSSSNVSTLCIPDSDPNHGFVEFGIYGAAVNLSVANTTFIEKYLYCQWWGLMNLSSLGQNNTLSTYVGELMFAMTIPILGLVLFALVIGNIQTYLQSNSTRLEEWRNKASDAEQWMRHRQLPQDLRQSVRRYGQYRWIATQGVDEETLLKGLPFDFRRDIKRHLCLELVRQVPLFDQIMDERMLDAICERLKPALRTQGACLVREGDLVNEMLFIIRGQLDSYTTDGGRIGFFNSCRIGPGDFCGEELLTWALDPQPSVILPSSTRTVKAISEVEAFVLSADDLKFVASQFRKLHSQQLRDTFRFHSHQWRTWAACYIQAAWRRFKRRKEMGEGRAGESSMATSPEHDPESKQVGTTLLQPGMSLAATFTSRLAASTRRRIGGSRNPVVSSYQKPADPDFTIEDE, from the exons ATGGCTTATGGTAGATCAAAATCAGTAAG ATTTCAAGATGATCTTGAACTTACAAAAATCACGAACAGAGGAAATTACAAGATTGATCTCGAATACAAGTTTGATGGAACACATATATCTGAACCAAGCTCTAAGAAAGCTAATAGGGATGTACCTGAGAAGGTAGGGGGGTCATTCAGATCTAAATTACTGCCCAGAGTCTTCTCTGAGGACcatgagagaaaaaagaagaggatatTGGATCCTCGAGGACCAGTGATACGCAGATGGAATAAAATTTTCTTGGGAGCATGTTTAATATCTCTTTTCGTGGATCCTATGTTAGCTTACTTGCCGGAAGTTGAGATTACTGAACTGTGCGTAGCTAAAGGGATGTCCCTCAAAGTTGCACTTACTATTATACGATCGATAGCAGATTTATTTTACTTCGTAAATATATTTATTCGATTCCGAACAGCTTATGTTGCTCCTTCCTTACGTGTATTTGGGAGAGGGGAGCTTGTTATAGACCCTACGAAGATCGCCTTGAGGTACTTAGCCAGGAGCTTCTGGATTGACCTTGTGGCTGCACTTCCTCTTCCGCAG GTTTTAATTTGGGCGATAATGCCCAATCTAAGTAGTACAACAATACTGACCACTGTCAGGAATTCACTTctcctcctcatcatcttcCAATACCTCCCGAGGTTAATTCTTGTATTTCCATTATCATCTCAAATTGCAAAGTCCACTGGGGTTATGACAAACACGGCGTGGGCAGGGGCTGCTTATAATCTGATGCTCTTCGTACTGTCAGGCCAT GTATTAGGAGCTTGCTTCTACCTTTTACAAATTGAGCGACAAGAGTCATGTTGGAGAAAGGTCTGCAGAAACGAGACATCTTGTAAATATAGTTTCTTTGACTGCCATGAGAAGGACAACCCTAGTAGGGTCAATTGGTTCAGTTCCAGCAATGTCTCAACTCTATGTATTCCCGATTCAGATCCAAACCATGGCTTTGTTGAGTTTGGTATATATGGTGCTGCAGTTAACCTTTCAGTTGCCAACACAACATTTATTGAAAAATACTTGTACTGTCAGTGGTGGGGTCTGATGAACTTGAG TTCTTTAGGACAGAATAATACATTAAGCACGTACGTTGGAGAATTAATGTTTGCAATGACCATTCCAATTCTTGGATTGGTGCTTTTTGCATTGGTTATCGGAAATATTCAA ACATATCTCCAATCCAACTCAACCCGATTGGAAGAGTGGAGGAACAAGGCAAGTGATGCAGAGCAATGGATGCGTCACAGGCAGCTACCACAAGATTTGAGGCAATCGGTACGAAGATATGGCCAATACAGGTGGATTGCAACACAAGGAGTTGATGAAGAAACCCTTCTCAAAGGTCTGCCATTTGATTTTCGAAGAGACATCAAGCGTCACCTCTGCTTGGAACTTGTTCGACAA GTTCCACTGTTTGATCAAATTATGGATGAACGGATGTTGGATGCTATATGCGAGAGACTGAAGCCTGCTCTACGCACACAAGGTGCATGCCTAGTGCGCGAGGGTGACCTTGTCAATGAGATGCTCTTCATCATCCGAGGTCAGCTAGACTCTTACACTACCGATGGTGGGCGAATAGGGTTCTTCAATTCATGTCGTATTGGCCCTGGTGATTTCTGTGGTGAGGAACTACTGACATGGGCACTAGATCCACAACCCAGTGTCATCCTCCCATCATCCACACGGACAGTAAAGGCAATTTCTGAGGTTGAAGCATTTGTACTCAGTGCTGACGACTTAAAGTTTGTAGCTTCACAATTCCGAAAGCTTCATAGCCAGCAACTTAGAGACACATTCAGGTTCCACTCACACCAATGGCGCACTTGGGCTGCGTGTTACATACAAGCAGCATGGAGGAGGTTTAAGAGACGGAAGGAAATGGGTGAAGGCAGAGCTGGGGAGAGCTCCATGGCAACCTCACCTGAGCATGACCCAGAATCTAAACAAGTGGGTACGACCCTGCTACAACCTGGCATGAGCTTAGCTGCTACGTTTACATCACGGCTAGCAGCAAGTACCAGGAGACGCATAGGAGGCAGTCGCAATCCTGTTGTTAGCTCATATCAAAAACCAGCAGATCCTGACTTTACAATAGAGGATGAATGA